The following are encoded together in the Planctobacterium marinum genome:
- a CDS encoding 2-hydroxyacid dehydrogenase produces MKVAVFSAKEYDKSFLCQEASGTDVQFTFFDTTLNKKTVSLAEGYDAVNCFVNDTLDAEVLRQLKTYNVSHASLRCAGFNNVELHAAKKLGITVTRVPAYSPESVAEHTFALLLSLNRKIHKAYNRVKENNFTLQGLMGFNLHGKTVGVIGTGKIGKAVIRICQGFGCNVLCYDPYPCSTLQQQNVEYVELDTLFTHSDIISLHCPLTTETQHLINQESIAKMKDSAVLINTSRGGLVDTKAIIAALKTKKIGGLALDVYEMESELFFQDLSCEIIQDDVFQRLLTFPNVVITGHQGFFTQEALKEIAQTTLNNLINYPQGKLQPDNIVQL; encoded by the coding sequence ATGAAAGTAGCGGTATTCAGTGCCAAGGAATATGACAAAAGCTTTCTTTGTCAGGAGGCCAGCGGTACTGATGTACAATTCACGTTTTTTGATACCACTTTAAACAAAAAAACCGTGTCACTTGCTGAAGGTTACGATGCCGTAAATTGTTTTGTTAATGATACGCTTGATGCTGAGGTATTACGACAGCTTAAGACGTATAATGTAAGCCATGCCAGTCTGCGCTGTGCTGGTTTTAACAACGTAGAACTTCACGCTGCCAAGAAATTGGGTATTACCGTAACTCGAGTACCAGCTTATTCTCCAGAATCTGTGGCGGAACATACTTTCGCACTCCTGTTGAGTCTGAATAGGAAGATTCACAAAGCATACAATCGCGTCAAAGAAAACAATTTCACTTTACAGGGCTTAATGGGCTTTAATTTACATGGTAAAACCGTAGGGGTTATCGGCACAGGTAAAATCGGTAAAGCTGTCATTCGCATTTGCCAGGGATTTGGTTGCAATGTGTTATGTTATGACCCTTACCCTTGCTCCACATTACAGCAACAAAACGTTGAGTATGTTGAGTTAGATACGCTTTTTACACATTCCGATATCATTAGTCTGCACTGTCCGTTAACGACAGAAACACAGCACCTCATCAACCAAGAGTCCATTGCCAAAATGAAAGACAGTGCAGTGTTAATTAATACCTCTCGTGGTGGACTGGTGGATACGAAAGCAATTATTGCCGCCCTGAAAACCAAAAAGATTGGTGGTCTGGCGTTGGATGTGTACGAGATGGAGTCGGAGCTCTTCTTCCAGGATTTATCCTGTGAAATTATTCAAGATGATGTGTTTCAGCGATTATTAACCTTTCCCAATGTGGTGATCACTGGTCATCAGGGTTTTTTCACCCAAGAGGCTTTAAAAGAGATTGCTCAAACAACGCTGAACAATCTCATTAATTACCCTCAAGGAAAGTTACAACCGGACAATATTGTTCAGTTATAG
- a CDS encoding glutathione peroxidase, translated as MSDNIYQFSVKNNKGEEVNLEQYKGKVLLVVNTASKCGFTPQYDGLQALYDEYDREQFEVLAFPCDQFGHQEPGSDDEIEQFCTLNFGVKFPLFQKLEVNGKNAAPVFDYLKTEAPGLMGSKSIKWNFTKFLINKNGQPIKRYGPNTKPEAIKSDIEAAINA; from the coding sequence GTGTCGGATAACATTTATCAGTTTTCAGTGAAAAACAACAAAGGTGAAGAGGTAAATCTTGAGCAGTACAAAGGAAAAGTCCTTCTCGTGGTGAACACGGCCAGTAAATGTGGCTTCACTCCGCAATACGACGGTCTCCAGGCATTGTATGATGAATACGACCGAGAACAGTTTGAAGTACTGGCATTTCCTTGTGACCAGTTTGGTCATCAGGAGCCCGGCAGCGATGACGAAATCGAACAGTTTTGCACCCTCAACTTCGGCGTGAAATTTCCACTTTTCCAAAAGCTTGAAGTGAATGGCAAAAACGCAGCACCGGTATTTGATTATCTCAAAACGGAGGCTCCCGGTTTGATGGGCAGCAAAAGCATTAAATGGAACTTTACTAAATTTTTAATCAATAAAAATGGGCAACCCATTAAGCGTTATGGCCCCAATACCAAACCCGAAGCCATCAAATCAGACATAGAAGCGGCCATTAACGCCTGA
- a CDS encoding DUF342 domain-containing protein: MNGIYLEIDPTDEYLDLMIMPSEIEGRLEEKAIMAFVKKSEYGKFFIFEEAIASAVGTYKNSERIDSSDPITERIGERRDAQVNFRLSEDEMRANLVITAAFAGKQASVKALMKQAQKLGIVRGLGKKKLVEMVDNARNAEPGTVLDEVVAKGLPAKNGKNSRIKPLVDNALERILRPKEKEGRVDMRDLGDIICVKAGTGVARRVPPTDGRKGYTVTGTPLDPTAGSWVSFKPGSGTEISPDDENLLIAEINGMPKFKQERMWVDDTFICKGVNVGTGNVNYDGAVLVNGDVTEKMQIVATGDITINGFCESAFVQAGGDIIITEGATGKHHESSDEYSTILEAGGSVHVAHGQGLDIRCNGNVTVGRQLAYSKINCRGTVTAGPLHNPNGNLFACRIECYGKISAGTLGAVSGSSLSVDFSGGFNQLMEKKDQLDELWVQLQQNNKSHESKINFIKSKKIPRALADKVNEAIHLFNNEKRTLDWLQQKIIDIKKAKDDYVGVIGLEAKNKIYPGVVVKLNNRSWKAEREYPRAKIKYEGHQWQYEPVTR; the protein is encoded by the coding sequence ATGAATGGAATTTACTTAGAGATCGACCCTACCGACGAATACCTGGATCTGATGATCATGCCTTCGGAAATTGAGGGACGTCTGGAAGAAAAGGCGATCATGGCCTTTGTCAAAAAGAGTGAATACGGCAAGTTCTTCATTTTTGAAGAAGCCATTGCTTCAGCTGTCGGCACCTATAAGAACTCAGAGCGCATTGACTCATCGGATCCCATCACTGAACGCATTGGTGAGCGCAGAGATGCGCAGGTTAACTTTCGCCTTTCGGAAGATGAAATGCGCGCCAACCTGGTGATTACCGCCGCATTTGCAGGTAAACAAGCCTCAGTAAAAGCACTAATGAAACAAGCCCAAAAACTCGGCATAGTGCGAGGTTTGGGGAAAAAGAAATTGGTAGAAATGGTGGACAATGCGCGCAACGCAGAGCCCGGTACTGTGCTTGATGAAGTAGTAGCCAAAGGTTTGCCCGCCAAAAATGGTAAAAACTCAAGGATCAAACCCTTAGTTGACAACGCACTGGAGCGCATTCTTCGCCCGAAGGAGAAAGAAGGCCGCGTCGACATGCGCGACCTTGGCGATATTATTTGTGTTAAGGCAGGCACCGGTGTCGCTCGTCGCGTACCGCCGACTGATGGTAGAAAAGGCTATACTGTAACCGGTACGCCACTAGATCCAACCGCGGGTAGTTGGGTGAGTTTTAAACCCGGATCTGGCACGGAGATTAGCCCAGATGATGAGAATCTGTTGATTGCCGAAATAAACGGCATGCCCAAGTTTAAGCAGGAACGCATGTGGGTTGACGATACCTTTATATGCAAAGGCGTAAATGTGGGTACAGGTAACGTTAACTACGATGGCGCGGTATTGGTCAATGGTGATGTTACGGAAAAAATGCAAATTGTTGCCACCGGTGATATCACTATCAACGGCTTTTGTGAATCCGCTTTTGTGCAAGCAGGTGGCGATATCATCATCACTGAAGGTGCCACTGGTAAGCACCACGAGTCGTCCGACGAATACAGTACCATCCTGGAGGCTGGAGGTAGTGTTCACGTGGCTCATGGGCAAGGACTGGACATACGCTGTAATGGTAATGTAACTGTTGGGAGACAATTAGCCTACAGTAAAATTAACTGTCGAGGCACGGTAACAGCAGGGCCTCTACACAACCCCAACGGTAACCTTTTTGCCTGTCGCATAGAATGTTACGGAAAAATCAGTGCCGGCACATTAGGTGCAGTTTCGGGTAGTTCTCTGTCGGTTGATTTCAGCGGTGGTTTTAACCAGTTGATGGAGAAAAAAGACCAGCTGGATGAACTATGGGTGCAATTGCAACAAAACAACAAGTCTCACGAGAGCAAAATTAACTTTATAAAAAGTAAAAAGATCCCAAGAGCACTGGCAGATAAAGTTAATGAAGCAATTCATCTGTTCAACAATGAAAAGCGCACGCTTGATTGGCTGCAGCAAAAAATCATCGATATCAAAAAAGCGAAAGACGATTATGTTGGCGTAATTGGTCTTGAAGCGAAAAATAAAATCTACCCCGGCGTGGTAGTAAAGCTTAACAATCGCTCATGGAAAGCGGAGCGAGAGTATCCTCGCGCGAAGATAAAATACGAAGGTCATCAGTGGCAATACGAACCGGTTACGAGGTAA